One Marinibacterium anthonyi genomic region harbors:
- a CDS encoding Lipoprotein p23 — MFIRATALALTAAFAAPAFAGGHMGKDIVDTAAASPDFETLVAAVQAAGLVDTLKGDGPFTVFAPTDAAFAALPEGTVETLLKPENKDQLIDILTYHVVPGKVMSTDLSDGMTATTVEGGDLTVDLDSGVMINDAHVTAADIETSNGVIHVVDKVILPPM, encoded by the coding sequence ATGTTCATCCGCGCAACCGCTCTTGCCCTGACCGCCGCCTTCGCCGCCCCGGCCTTTGCCGGCGGCCACATGGGCAAGGACATCGTCGACACCGCCGCCGCAAGCCCCGACTTCGAAACCCTCGTCGCCGCCGTCCAGGCCGCCGGCCTCGTCGACACGCTCAAGGGCGATGGCCCCTTCACCGTCTTCGCCCCCACCGACGCCGCCTTCGCCGCCCTGCCCGAAGGCACCGTCGAAACCCTGCTGAAACCCGAGAACAAGGATCAGCTGATCGACATCCTCACCTACCACGTCGTCCCGGGCAAGGTCATGTCCACCGATCTCTCCGACGGCATGACCGCCACCACCGTCGAAGGCGGCGACCTCACCGTCGATCTCGACAGCGGCGTCATGATCAACGACGCCCACGTCACCGCCGCCGATATCGAAACCTCCAACGGCGTCATCCACGTGGTCGACAAGGTCATCCTGCCCCCCATGTGA
- a CDS encoding ParB/RepB/Spo0J family partition protein, with amino-acid sequence MPLDLTQVHHIPVAEIDANSLPRDRLVHDPDALAELRASIDADGLRQPIELFGIEPDDQGRQYGLISGYRRLSVFRAMGRDTIPAFLRNIPDYPALLASMVAENEIRSQISPWEKAVFVLTCLRGDSFPNADTAIDTLFPALSRQKRSRLRGHVLVAEEFEHRFATPERLSVSRLDRLAAALRSGWDDMLRNALPHHKTHSLESQWQAILPILTESAAAPSIAGPAPDTPGAPRRLRNLRKGLTVRRELTRSGWILRFTGPQAKSPGIIDDVMDEVERIFSPD; translated from the coding sequence ATGCCCCTCGACCTCACCCAGGTGCACCACATCCCCGTCGCCGAAATCGACGCCAATTCCCTGCCCCGCGACCGCCTGGTCCACGACCCGGACGCCCTCGCCGAACTGCGCGCCTCCATCGACGCCGACGGCCTGCGCCAGCCCATCGAACTCTTCGGCATCGAACCCGACGACCAGGGCCGCCAATACGGCCTGATCTCAGGTTACCGCCGCCTTTCGGTCTTCCGTGCCATGGGCCGCGACACCATCCCCGCCTTCCTGCGCAACATCCCCGATTATCCCGCCCTCCTCGCCTCCATGGTGGCCGAGAACGAGATCCGCTCCCAGATTTCCCCATGGGAGAAGGCGGTGTTCGTCCTCACCTGCCTGCGCGGCGACAGTTTCCCCAACGCCGACACCGCCATCGACACGCTCTTCCCCGCGCTCTCCCGCCAGAAACGCTCGCGCCTGCGCGGTCATGTGCTGGTGGCCGAGGAATTCGAACACCGCTTCGCCACCCCCGAACGCCTCTCCGTCTCCCGCCTCGACCGCCTTGCCGCGGCCTTGCGCTCCGGCTGGGACGACATGCTGCGCAACGCGCTGCCCCATCACAAGACCCATTCCCTGGAAAGCCAGTGGCAGGCCATCCTGCCCATCCTCACCGAATCCGCCGCCGCCCCCTCCATCGCCGGCCCCGCCCCCGACACCCCCGGCGCGCCCCGCCGCCTGCGCAATCTCCGCAAGGGCCTGACCGTCCGCCGAGAGCTCACCCGCTCCGGCTGGATCCTCCGCTTCACGGGGCCTCAGGCGAAATCGCCGGGGATCATCGATGACGTGATGGACGAGGTAGAGCGGATCTTCAGCCCGGATTGA